In the genome of Telluria beijingensis, one region contains:
- a CDS encoding ABC transporter ATP-binding protein gives MASITLAGVGKAYPGKSSKHILENIDFTIGDGEFVVLVGPSGCGKSTVLRMIAGLEEISAGEIRIDGERVNETPPARRGLSMVFQNYALYAHMSVFENIAFGLRLAKVPKAEIKVAVHEVARMLQLEHLLERRPPQLSGGQRQRVAIGRAIVRKPRAFLFDEPLSNLDAALRADMRVEIARLHKQLGATMVYVTHDQVEAMTLADRIVVLGPSGVQQIGAPMALYERPANVFVAGFIGMPKMNLVEAALDASGRLGLGGAALDWTRFDAAGQSVTAGIRPEHLAPDPDGPLRGAVVLVERLGSESHVHLEVAGLSRPLVVSVKDAPPALGSAWAVRPVAGALHVFGPDSARIEPQAPGAIQLNGFNSHSEVA, from the coding sequence ATGGCATCCATTACGCTGGCCGGCGTCGGCAAGGCCTATCCCGGCAAGAGCAGCAAGCACATCCTCGAGAACATCGATTTCACTATCGGCGACGGCGAATTCGTCGTGCTGGTCGGTCCGTCGGGCTGCGGCAAGTCGACCGTGCTGCGCATGATCGCGGGGCTCGAAGAAATCAGCGCCGGCGAGATCCGCATCGACGGCGAACGGGTCAACGAGACTCCGCCGGCGCGGCGCGGCCTGTCGATGGTGTTCCAGAACTACGCGCTGTATGCGCACATGAGCGTGTTCGAGAACATCGCCTTCGGCCTGCGCCTGGCGAAGGTGCCGAAGGCCGAGATCAAGGTCGCGGTGCACGAAGTGGCGCGCATGCTCCAGCTCGAGCACCTTCTGGAGCGCCGCCCGCCGCAACTGTCGGGCGGCCAGCGCCAGCGGGTGGCGATCGGCCGCGCCATCGTGCGCAAACCCCGCGCCTTCCTGTTCGATGAACCGCTATCGAACCTGGACGCGGCCCTGCGCGCCGATATGCGGGTCGAGATCGCCCGCCTGCACAAGCAGCTCGGAGCGACCATGGTCTATGTCACCCACGACCAGGTCGAGGCCATGACCCTGGCCGACCGTATCGTGGTGCTGGGCCCATCCGGCGTGCAGCAGATCGGCGCGCCGATGGCCCTGTACGAACGGCCGGCCAATGTCTTCGTCGCCGGCTTCATCGGCATGCCGAAGATGAACCTGGTCGAAGCCGCGCTCGATGCCTCCGGCCGGCTGGGGCTGGGTGGGGCGGCGCTCGACTGGACGCGGTTCGACGCCGCCGGCCAGTCGGTCACCGCCGGCATCCGTCCCGAACACCTGGCGCCCGATCCGGACGGTCCGCTGCGCGGCGCCGTGGTGCTGGTCGAGCGGCTGGGGTCCGAGTCGCATGTGCACCTCGAGGTGGCCGGCCTGTCCAGGCCCCTGGTGGTGTCGGTCAAGGATGCGCCGCCGGCCCTCGGCAGCGCCTGGGCGGTGCGGCCCGTAGCCGGCGCGTTGCACGTGTTCGGGCCTGACAGCGCGCGCATCGAGCCGCAGGCGCCGGGCGCCATCCAACTCAACGGTTTCAACAGTCATTCGGAGGTTGCATGA
- a CDS encoding extracellular solute-binding protein — protein sequence MKLVLSPLLAIFASHALAAPVEIKAWRHDTGDAEMVASGRMVERFNRSQDRWKVVVESIPQGSYTESVTAASLVGHLPCVMTIDQPAVPNFAWAGNIRPLDDLLPAAVVAPLLPGGRGVYDGRLYSVGQFDVVLALFARRSALAREGVRVATIEQPYTAQELYAIAAKAKRAGRYRFPLDLNGKAKGEWVSYGFSPWFQSAGADLIDRADYRRVDGVLNGAPALGVARYYARLFKERLAERNPADEKGFEQGRSLIQYTGSWKARDYAERFGDDLAVMPPPDFGHGPRVGAASWQWAIARNCRHPEGAAAFLAHVVSAPEMAAMSRATGLIPVTEEAAALTERYRPGGEGRIYFDFTARYAVPRPATPAYPAISAAFEKAMSDLRGGKDPDEAMDEAVEAIEYDIARNNGYRNIHAREAARK from the coding sequence ATGAAGCTGGTACTGTCACCACTGCTCGCGATTTTCGCAAGTCATGCGCTGGCTGCCCCGGTCGAGATCAAGGCCTGGCGCCACGATACGGGCGATGCCGAGATGGTCGCCAGCGGCCGGATGGTCGAGCGCTTCAATCGCAGCCAGGATCGCTGGAAGGTGGTGGTCGAATCGATCCCGCAAGGTTCGTACACCGAATCGGTCACCGCCGCTTCGCTGGTGGGCCACCTGCCGTGCGTGATGACGATCGACCAGCCGGCGGTGCCCAATTTCGCCTGGGCCGGCAATATCCGCCCGCTGGACGACCTGCTGCCGGCGGCGGTGGTCGCGCCGCTGCTGCCGGGCGGCCGCGGCGTCTACGACGGCCGCCTGTACAGCGTCGGCCAGTTCGACGTGGTGCTGGCCCTGTTCGCACGGCGCTCGGCGCTGGCGCGCGAAGGCGTGCGCGTGGCCACCATCGAGCAGCCCTACACGGCCCAGGAACTGTATGCCATCGCCGCGAAAGCGAAGCGCGCCGGCCGCTACCGCTTTCCGCTCGACCTCAATGGCAAGGCCAAGGGTGAATGGGTCAGCTATGGTTTCTCTCCCTGGTTCCAGAGCGCCGGCGCCGACCTGATCGACCGCGCCGACTACCGGCGCGTGGACGGCGTGCTCAATGGCGCCCCCGCACTTGGCGTGGCGCGCTACTATGCGCGCCTGTTCAAGGAACGCCTGGCCGAACGCAACCCGGCCGACGAAAAGGGCTTCGAGCAGGGCCGCTCGCTGATCCAGTATACCGGCTCGTGGAAGGCGCGCGACTACGCCGAGCGTTTCGGCGACGACCTGGCGGTGATGCCGCCGCCCGATTTCGGCCATGGGCCGCGAGTCGGCGCCGCCTCGTGGCAGTGGGCGATCGCGCGCAATTGCCGCCATCCGGAAGGCGCCGCCGCCTTCCTGGCCCACGTGGTGTCGGCGCCCGAGATGGCCGCCATGTCCCGCGCCACCGGCCTGATTCCCGTGACGGAGGAAGCGGCGGCGCTCACCGAGCGCTATCGCCCGGGCGGCGAAGGCCGCATCTATTTCGATTTCACGGCCCGCTATGCAGTCCCGCGCCCGGCCACGCCGGCCTATCCCGCGATCTCGGCGGCCTTCGAGAAAGCCATGTCCGACCTGCGCGGCGGGAAGGATCCCGACGAAGCGATGGACGAGGCGGTCGAAGCGATCGAGTACGACATCGCCCGCAACAACGGTTATCGCAATATCCACGCACGAGAGGCGGCCCGCAAATGA
- a CDS encoding carbohydrate kinase family protein — MIVVCGEALFDVFAQQEVAAGIELSARQGGSPFNLAIGLARLQARAQFFGGLSQDMFGRKLHAALQGEGVNLDAAPRPDAASALVMVSVDDKGVPHYAFYGNETAERMVHPADLELVARDAQAIHVGSYCMVVEPVASTLRALVERQRGRSLVVYDPNVRLTIEPSVDRWREALRWMQERADVLKVSDEDIHALYPGLAVSDFVERALEAGVALVVVTRGEQGVVAATRALPAFTLPAVPVTVVDTVGAGDTFQAGLLACLQRAGRLTRQAVQDIGADELRAALAFAARAAAITCSRRGADLPYLNEVMPVAGPAAPGAV, encoded by the coding sequence ATGATAGTCGTATGTGGCGAAGCATTATTCGATGTCTTCGCGCAGCAGGAGGTGGCGGCCGGCATCGAACTGTCCGCGCGCCAGGGCGGTTCTCCCTTCAACCTGGCCATCGGCCTGGCGCGTCTGCAGGCACGCGCGCAGTTCTTTGGCGGGCTGTCGCAGGACATGTTCGGCCGCAAGCTGCATGCGGCGCTGCAGGGCGAGGGCGTGAACCTGGACGCCGCGCCGCGTCCCGATGCCGCCTCGGCCCTGGTGATGGTGAGCGTCGACGACAAGGGCGTGCCGCACTATGCTTTCTATGGCAACGAGACCGCCGAGCGCATGGTGCATCCGGCCGACCTCGAACTGGTGGCGCGCGACGCCCAGGCCATCCACGTCGGCTCCTACTGCATGGTGGTGGAGCCGGTCGCCTCGACCCTGCGCGCACTGGTCGAACGCCAGCGCGGCCGCAGCCTGGTCGTCTACGACCCCAATGTGCGGCTGACGATCGAGCCCAGCGTCGACCGCTGGCGCGAGGCCCTGCGCTGGATGCAGGAGCGCGCCGACGTGCTCAAGGTAAGCGACGAAGACATCCACGCCCTGTATCCGGGCCTGGCAGTGTCGGACTTCGTCGAGCGCGCGCTGGAGGCCGGCGTGGCGCTGGTGGTGGTCACCCGCGGCGAGCAGGGCGTGGTCGCGGCGACCCGCGCGCTGCCGGCCTTCACGCTGCCGGCGGTGCCGGTGACGGTGGTCGACACCGTCGGCGCCGGCGACACCTTCCAGGCCGGCCTGCTGGCCTGCCTGCAGCGCGCCGGGCGCCTGACGCGCCAGGCGGTGCAGGACATCGGCGCCGACGAACTGCGCGCGGCGCTGGCGTTCGCGGCGCGCGCCGCCGCCATCACCTGCTCGCGGCGCGGCGCCGACCTGCCGTATCTGAACGAAGTCATGCCTGTCGCCGGACCGGCGGCGCCAGGTGCGGTCTAG
- a CDS encoding LacI family DNA-binding transcriptional regulator, with amino-acid sequence MSTIHDVAEKAGVSIKTVSRVLNDASSVSAKTRTRIEEAMHALDFAPSAAARMLRGVPTGLVAVIAEKLTTTPDSSEIIKGIQSVCEELGKMLIIGETGGRADVASRLVADMRARRVEAIIFATPFHREIALNEMLGQTPTVLANCFEATPRYPQVVPDDEAGGHAAAAAVLQAGHRKIAFLQLIEGMVATRLRLQGFRRALQEHGVAPRADWLLHGATEAEDEFAQLESTIDGLVAGTDRPSAILCGNDKMAMRVIFILQRRGLRVPEDVSVVGFDDFRLISEALDPGLTTVALPYREIGELAARQALGGEQDAGMVRVACRPVLRGTLSAPAKAKGARR; translated from the coding sequence TTGTCCACTATTCACGACGTCGCCGAAAAGGCGGGCGTATCGATCAAGACCGTGTCGCGCGTGCTCAACGACGCGAGCAGCGTGTCGGCCAAGACCCGCACCCGCATCGAAGAAGCCATGCATGCGCTCGACTTCGCCCCGTCGGCGGCGGCGCGCATGCTGCGCGGGGTGCCCACCGGGCTGGTCGCCGTGATCGCCGAAAAACTCACCACCACCCCCGATTCGTCCGAGATCATCAAGGGCATCCAGTCGGTATGCGAAGAACTGGGCAAGATGCTGATCATCGGCGAGACCGGCGGGCGCGCCGACGTCGCCAGCCGCCTGGTCGCCGACATGCGCGCGCGGAGGGTCGAGGCGATCATCTTCGCCACGCCCTTCCACCGCGAGATCGCCCTGAACGAGATGCTGGGACAGACCCCGACCGTGCTCGCCAACTGCTTCGAGGCCACGCCGCGCTATCCGCAGGTGGTGCCGGACGACGAGGCGGGCGGTCACGCGGCGGCGGCGGCAGTGCTGCAGGCCGGTCACCGCAAGATCGCCTTCCTGCAGCTGATCGAAGGGATGGTCGCGACCCGCCTGCGCCTGCAGGGTTTCCGGCGCGCGCTGCAGGAGCACGGCGTCGCGCCGCGCGCCGACTGGCTGCTGCACGGCGCCACCGAGGCCGAGGACGAATTCGCCCAGCTCGAATCGACGATCGACGGCCTGGTCGCCGGCACGGATCGCCCGAGCGCCATCCTGTGCGGCAACGACAAGATGGCGATGCGGGTGATCTTCATCCTGCAGCGTCGTGGCCTGCGCGTGCCCGAAGATGTGTCGGTGGTCGGCTTCGACGATTTCCGGTTGATCTCCGAGGCGCTCGATCCCGGCCTCACCACGGTCGCGCTGCCGTATCGCGAGATCGGCGAACTGGCGGCGCGCCAGGCCCTGGGCGGCGAGCAGGATGCCGGCATGGTGCGCGTGGCTTGCCGCCCCGTACTGCGCGGCACCCTGAGTGCGCCGGCGAAGGCGAAAGGCGCACGCCGATGA
- a CDS encoding carbohydrate ABC transporter permease — protein MTMLFHRTLLRLPMLLGMCALGVVFATPLLFMFAASFKHDDAIFANLASWTSYVPDAGWSLANYTAIFERSNLPLFLLNSTIIAALVVVGGILVNSMLAFSLSRMRWRGRGAVLSVVVAMMVIPFEVIAIPLLSLVARLPWPGFEAGVLTWQMGWFNSLHVQIIPFLANAFCVFLFYQFFRDIPPELDEAAKMDGAGPWALFFRIILPNSGPVIATAAIVLFIAAWNQYLWPIMVVQGEAARPVQPGIQQFFGRSNSWGQIMAYASVVTLPVLAVFLAFQRQFVASVAGSGIKG, from the coding sequence ATGACCATGCTGTTTCACCGCACTTTGCTGCGCCTGCCGATGCTGCTCGGGATGTGCGCGCTCGGCGTCGTGTTCGCGACTCCCTTGCTGTTCATGTTCGCGGCCTCGTTCAAGCACGACGACGCCATCTTCGCCAACCTCGCCAGCTGGACCAGCTATGTGCCGGACGCCGGCTGGTCGCTGGCCAACTACACCGCCATTTTTGAACGCAGCAACCTGCCGCTGTTCCTGCTCAACTCGACCATCATCGCGGCGCTTGTGGTGGTGGGCGGCATCCTGGTCAACAGCATGCTGGCCTTCTCGCTCAGCCGCATGCGCTGGCGCGGCCGCGGCGCCGTGCTGTCGGTGGTGGTGGCAATGATGGTGATCCCGTTCGAGGTGATCGCGATCCCGCTGCTGTCGCTGGTCGCTCGGCTGCCGTGGCCGGGCTTCGAGGCCGGCGTGCTGACCTGGCAGATGGGCTGGTTCAACAGCCTGCACGTGCAGATCATTCCCTTCCTGGCCAATGCCTTCTGCGTTTTCCTGTTCTATCAGTTCTTCCGCGATATCCCGCCGGAGCTCGACGAGGCGGCCAAGATGGACGGCGCCGGTCCCTGGGCGCTGTTCTTCCGGATCATCCTGCCCAATAGCGGGCCGGTGATCGCCACCGCCGCCATCGTGCTGTTCATCGCGGCCTGGAACCAGTACCTGTGGCCGATCATGGTGGTGCAGGGCGAGGCCGCGCGGCCGGTGCAGCCGGGCATCCAGCAATTCTTCGGGCGCTCCAATTCCTGGGGACAGATCATGGCCTACGCGTCGGTGGTGACGCTGCCGGTGTTGGCGGTCTTCCTCGCATTCCAACGCCAGTTCGTCGCCTCGGTGGCGGGTTCCGGCATCAAGGGCTAA
- a CDS encoding GH32 C-terminal domain-containing protein, with product MKPFLKTSLALLLALSASTSAMGATIAAWSLDEGRGRDTLEAVSKRRDPVSFVFNEARYKPNSAPQWRAASACIKNGCLLFDGYSTDIEAPGLSEKQLAAGWTVSVWVAPHAFEWGDGGQYSGFLSQYDEQAKSGFSFGMYRFGAWGIKLGFGASEFDLRVNDRKLPKDRWSHVAASYEPRSRRVQLFLDGELVASGAAPKDGAFAMPARGLTIGRHSEPRKVADVFEMNTFLGLMDEVRIEAGARTAATVVAAMRADLAARGGKAPQLSRADLTIDASVFAGDRHRPQYHAMPDFGWMNEPHGAFYYQGQYHLFFQKNPFGPFWHQIHWGHWVSPDMVHWRELPMALAPEDDTLAPDGIWSGSATYRKDGTPLLFFTAGNDSAPVRERSGVAWPSNPGDPDLVRWEKHPAPVTVQEEGNGSKGDFRDPFVFRDEAGDRWFQLVASREPGRSGTALVYESTDLMNWKARGPLFTIDPTKYPAFDRTWELPLLLPIGKGRDGRPRHAFLVDVKAQAYYWTGVFDADSARFIPDSEAPRVFDLGENHFSGPSGFVDPKTGRSIVFSIAQGQRTARQEWDSGWAHNAGLPIELTIGADGDLRLAPIAELAGLRQELLLDLVDVTAETAAARLASIQGDLLEVELELAPAAGSKAPRGVVLRKTPDDAERTILAIDQANQRFEVDRTRTTLDPEARSRGVQGGAFDAHGEHLRLRVFLDRSMVEAYLNERKSITSRVYPSRLDATGLALISAPGDRIVKLRVWRMGAANGKPVVPAQPAGAAP from the coding sequence GTGAAACCATTCCTGAAGACTAGCCTGGCGCTGCTTCTGGCCTTGTCGGCATCGACAAGCGCCATGGGCGCAACGATCGCCGCCTGGAGCCTGGACGAGGGCCGCGGCCGCGACACGCTCGAGGCGGTGTCCAAGCGCCGCGACCCGGTGAGCTTCGTGTTCAACGAAGCCCGCTACAAGCCGAACTCGGCCCCGCAATGGCGTGCTGCAAGCGCTTGCATCAAGAACGGCTGCCTGCTGTTCGACGGCTACTCGACCGATATCGAGGCGCCCGGCCTGTCGGAGAAGCAGCTAGCGGCCGGCTGGACCGTCAGCGTCTGGGTCGCGCCGCATGCCTTCGAATGGGGCGATGGCGGCCAGTACTCGGGCTTCCTGAGCCAGTATGACGAGCAGGCCAAATCCGGTTTTTCGTTCGGCATGTACCGCTTCGGCGCCTGGGGCATCAAGCTCGGTTTCGGCGCCTCTGAATTCGACCTGCGCGTGAACGATCGCAAGCTGCCGAAAGACCGCTGGTCGCACGTGGCGGCCAGTTATGAACCACGCAGCCGGCGCGTCCAGCTCTTCCTCGATGGCGAACTGGTGGCGAGTGGCGCCGCACCGAAGGACGGCGCCTTCGCAATGCCGGCGCGCGGCCTGACGATCGGCCGCCATTCCGAACCGCGTAAGGTCGCCGACGTATTCGAGATGAATACCTTCCTCGGCCTGATGGACGAGGTGCGCATCGAGGCTGGTGCGCGCACTGCGGCGACGGTCGTGGCCGCGATGCGCGCCGACCTGGCCGCGCGCGGTGGCAAAGCGCCGCAGTTGTCCCGCGCCGACCTCACGATCGATGCGTCCGTGTTCGCCGGCGACCGCCACCGCCCGCAGTACCACGCGATGCCCGATTTCGGCTGGATGAACGAGCCGCACGGGGCGTTCTACTACCAGGGCCAGTACCACCTGTTCTTCCAGAAGAATCCGTTCGGCCCGTTCTGGCACCAGATCCACTGGGGCCACTGGGTCAGTCCGGACATGGTGCACTGGCGCGAGCTGCCAATGGCGCTGGCGCCGGAAGACGATACGCTGGCGCCGGACGGCATCTGGTCCGGCAGCGCGACCTACAGGAAGGACGGGACGCCGCTGCTGTTCTTCACGGCCGGTAACGATTCGGCGCCGGTGCGCGAGCGCAGCGGCGTAGCCTGGCCAAGCAATCCCGGCGATCCTGATCTGGTGCGGTGGGAAAAACATCCGGCGCCGGTGACCGTGCAGGAAGAAGGCAACGGCAGCAAGGGCGATTTCCGCGACCCCTTCGTGTTCCGCGACGAAGCGGGCGACCGCTGGTTCCAGCTGGTCGCTTCGCGCGAACCGGGCCGCAGTGGCACCGCGCTGGTCTACGAATCGACCGACCTGATGAACTGGAAAGCGCGCGGGCCGCTGTTCACGATCGATCCGACCAAGTATCCCGCCTTCGACCGCACTTGGGAGCTGCCCTTGCTGCTGCCGATCGGGAAGGGCAGGGACGGCCGCCCGCGCCACGCCTTCCTGGTCGACGTCAAGGCGCAGGCCTATTACTGGACCGGCGTGTTCGACGCCGACAGCGCGCGCTTCATTCCCGACAGTGAGGCGCCGCGCGTGTTCGACCTGGGCGAAAACCATTTTTCGGGTCCGAGCGGCTTCGTCGACCCGAAGACCGGACGTAGCATCGTGTTCTCGATCGCCCAGGGCCAGCGCACCGCGCGCCAGGAATGGGATAGCGGCTGGGCCCACAATGCCGGCCTGCCGATCGAGCTGACCATCGGCGCCGACGGCGACCTGCGCCTGGCGCCGATCGCCGAGCTGGCCGGCCTGCGCCAGGAACTGCTGCTCGACCTGGTCGATGTGACGGCTGAAACCGCGGCGGCGCGCCTGGCCAGCATCCAGGGCGACCTGCTCGAAGTCGAGCTGGAACTGGCGCCTGCGGCAGGCAGCAAGGCCCCGCGCGGCGTGGTGCTGCGCAAGACGCCGGACGATGCCGAGCGCACGATCCTGGCGATCGATCAGGCCAATCAACGCTTCGAGGTCGACCGCACCCGCACCACGCTCGATCCGGAAGCGCGCTCGCGCGGCGTGCAGGGCGGCGCCTTCGATGCGCATGGCGAGCACCTGCGCCTGCGTGTCTTCCTCGATCGCTCGATGGTCGAGGCTTACCTGAACGAACGCAAGAGCATCACCAGCCGGGTCTATCCGAGCCGGCTCGACGCGACCGGCCTGGCCTTGATATCGGCGCCGGGCGACCGCATCGTGAAGCTCAGGGTCTGGCGCATGGGGGCGGCGAACGGCAAGCCGGTCGTTCCCGCGCAGCCGGCCGGTGCGGCACCTTAA
- a CDS encoding carbohydrate ABC transporter permease: MKTILGRDHPLAVSGFAGPALILFGVFVLLPLLLAAAATFTNHRLVSPEPTRYIGLDNYTRLLALQVTTVAPLRDAAGDLQRDEEGLRYPTWRQVRQARPELAGYRPAWQFELGERRVVLAATDPLFYRSLINTFLFALLVLPLQCGVALGLALLVNQRMAGRIFFRTVYFAPVVTSMVVASIVWSFMLNTDRGLVNELLRALTGNPDAGPDWLGESSHALLAIAIMSAWQGAGFQMLVFLAGLQSISSELYEAATLMGANAWQRFVHVTLPGLRNTIVFVLVSTMLMAFGLFTQVDVMTSGGPLDSTTTVVYHAVRSGFRQQDIGYGSTITVVFFGIVLLVSLLQRVLLAKGANK; the protein is encoded by the coding sequence ATGAAGACGATACTTGGTCGGGACCACCCGCTGGCGGTGAGCGGCTTCGCCGGGCCGGCATTGATCCTGTTCGGCGTGTTCGTGCTGCTGCCGCTGCTGCTGGCGGCGGCCGCCACCTTCACCAACCACCGCCTGGTGTCGCCCGAGCCCACCCGCTATATCGGGCTCGATAACTATACGCGGCTGCTGGCGCTGCAGGTGACGACGGTGGCGCCGCTGCGCGATGCGGCCGGCGACCTGCAGCGCGACGAAGAGGGACTGCGCTATCCGACCTGGCGCCAGGTGCGCCAGGCCCGGCCCGAACTGGCCGGCTACCGGCCGGCCTGGCAGTTCGAGCTCGGCGAGCGCCGCGTCGTGCTGGCGGCCACCGATCCGCTGTTCTACCGCTCGCTGATCAATACCTTCCTGTTCGCGCTGCTGGTGCTGCCGCTGCAGTGCGGCGTGGCGCTCGGGCTGGCGCTGCTGGTCAACCAACGGATGGCTGGCCGCATCTTCTTTCGCACCGTGTATTTCGCGCCGGTGGTCACCTCGATGGTGGTGGCCTCGATCGTGTGGTCGTTCATGCTCAATACCGATCGTGGCCTGGTCAATGAGCTGCTGCGCGCGCTCACCGGCAATCCGGACGCCGGTCCCGACTGGCTGGGCGAAAGCAGCCACGCGCTGCTGGCGATCGCCATCATGTCGGCCTGGCAGGGCGCCGGCTTCCAGATGCTGGTGTTCCTGGCCGGCCTGCAGTCGATCTCGTCGGAGCTGTACGAGGCCGCCACGCTGATGGGCGCCAATGCCTGGCAGCGCTTCGTTCACGTCACCCTGCCGGGCCTGCGCAACACCATTGTCTTCGTGCTGGTGTCGACGATGCTGATGGCCTTCGGCCTGTTCACGCAAGTCGACGTGATGACCTCGGGCGGGCCGCTCGATTCGACCACCACCGTGGTCTACCACGCGGTGCGCAGCGGCTTCCGGCAGCAGGATATCGGTTATGGCTCGACCATCACCGTGGTGTTCTTCGGCATCGTGCTGCTGGTGTCGCTGCTGCAGCGCGTTTTGCTGGCGAAAGGAGCAAACAAATGA
- a CDS encoding family 43 glycosylhydrolase, producing MTLSIDDKFIWDFWHFEEDGEQHLFMLQADRAIGNPDLRHWNVSVGHAVSRDLRHWDYRGTVFQPSASPAWDDFTTWTGSVIRAEGCYHLFYTGTSRSEDGMRQRIGHATSHSIDGPWTRVGDGLALDLDERYYEEFAEGSWHDRALRDPWVLPEKIDGAYHMFFTARRRDGEKYERGVIGHAVSTDLLHWEATAPVYAGGHYGQLEVPQVFERDGRWFCTFCNVREHWSEAQRASHGGGVSGTHYLVADHPLGPWTPDEGFLDGDVPCRRYAGKILRDPVTGKDCLMAFLDTGADGQFVGQIGDPIPLVLENGCYRLDDSAGQE from the coding sequence ATGACACTGAGCATCGACGACAAATTCATCTGGGACTTCTGGCACTTCGAGGAGGACGGCGAACAGCACCTGTTCATGCTCCAGGCCGACCGCGCCATCGGCAACCCCGACCTGCGCCACTGGAACGTCTCGGTCGGCCACGCCGTCTCGCGCGACCTGCGCCACTGGGATTACCGGGGCACCGTGTTCCAGCCGTCGGCCAGCCCGGCCTGGGACGATTTCACCACCTGGACCGGTTCGGTGATCCGCGCCGAAGGCTGCTACCACCTGTTCTATACCGGCACCAGCCGCAGCGAGGACGGCATGCGCCAGCGCATCGGCCACGCCACCTCGCACAGCATCGACGGCCCGTGGACGCGGGTCGGCGACGGCCTGGCGCTCGACCTCGACGAACGCTACTACGAAGAATTCGCCGAAGGCAGCTGGCACGACCGCGCGCTGCGCGACCCATGGGTGCTGCCCGAGAAGATCGATGGCGCCTACCATATGTTCTTCACCGCGCGCCGCAGGGACGGCGAAAAATACGAGCGCGGCGTGATCGGCCACGCTGTCTCGACCGACCTGCTGCACTGGGAAGCGACCGCGCCGGTGTACGCGGGCGGCCACTACGGCCAGCTCGAGGTGCCGCAGGTATTCGAGCGCGACGGCCGCTGGTTCTGCACCTTCTGCAATGTGCGCGAACACTGGTCCGAAGCCCAGCGCGCAAGTCACGGCGGCGGCGTGTCCGGCACCCACTACCTGGTGGCGGATCACCCGCTCGGGCCATGGACGCCGGACGAAGGCTTCCTCGACGGCGACGTGCCGTGCCGGCGCTATGCCGGCAAGATCCTGCGCGATCCCGTCACCGGCAAGGACTGCCTGATGGCTTTCCTCGATACCGGCGCGGACGGCCAGTTCGTCGGCCAGATCGGCGATCCGATCCCCCTGGTCCTGGAAAATGGATGCTATCGGCTGGATGATTCGGCCGGTCAGGAATGA